A DNA window from Anastrepha obliqua isolate idAnaObli1 chromosome 5, idAnaObli1_1.0, whole genome shotgun sequence contains the following coding sequences:
- the LOC129248916 gene encoding uncharacterized protein LOC129248916 — MTSDNGTNFVGADKKLRIAFQQCMADTKLRSFFADSNIAWRFNPPAAPHIGGYWKTGVKRVKYHLKRVLGEVPLSNEELNQRLTETEACVNSRPLCDYSGTAGDLEVLTPGHFIVGEPLKLIPETEGQGFRGNLPQ; from the coding sequence ATGACATCAGATAACGGTACAAATTTCGTTGGAGCCGACAAGAAGTTGCGCATTGCATTTCAACAGTGCATGGCTGATACTAAACTGCGCTCTTTCTTTGCGGATTCGAATATCGCATGGCGCTTTAATCCACCGGCTGCACCCCATATAGGAGGTTACTGGAAGACTGGAGTCAAACGAGTCAAGTATCATTTAAAACGCGTACTGGGAGAAGTTCCACTATCAAACGAAGAGTTAAACCAACGTTTGACTGAAACAGAAGCTTGCGTAAACTCTCGTCCACTCTGTGACTACTCTGGAACTGCTGGTGACTTAGAAGTTCTAACTCCCGGACATTTCATAGTCGGTGAACCGCTTAAGTTAATTCCGGAAACTGAGGGTCAAGGGTTCCGTGGAAATCTTCCTCAGTGa